One window of Medicago truncatula cultivar Jemalong A17 chromosome 2, MtrunA17r5.0-ANR, whole genome shotgun sequence genomic DNA carries:
- the LOC112419329 gene encoding LOW QUALITY PROTEIN: pre-mRNA-splicing factor RSE1-like (The sequence of the model RefSeq protein was modified relative to this genomic sequence to represent the inferred CDS: inserted 2 bases in 2 codons; substituted 1 base at 1 genomic stop codon) — MCGKDLLVAISDSGNLSVLAFCNEMNRFFPLTHVQLSNLGITRNFCILAVDSSGCFIAASEYEDQLALFSVSMSDNDIIDKKIIHPFDSGETESASINMKSTSICGTIWSMCFISLDSRQTSTAKNPLLVAIILHRRGETLNELLLLEWNVKSQTTTVVSQYVEDGPLAHNIVEVPNSKGLAFLFRXGDGLLMNFRDPCNPFFVYRTSLNSFPVAVEDLCIRGTRKDATLNKKAANYHPVRKDDDNGDTNLGRKYICSWSWEHGNNEVPRMIFCVDTGEFFMIEVCFDSDAPKVKQSDCLYKGLPCKELLWVKGGYLVAIVEMGDGVVLKLEDGRLCFTDSILNMAPILDVAHEEEHGQMFACCGVAPEGSLRIIQSGISVEKQCRVGYIYEEVVSTWAVLMKVTDSYHSFIVLSFVSETRVFPVSLSFKDVTASVGFQPNVCTLACGLVMDSLLVQIXQNSVKLCLPTNSAHHEGTPLSSPNCTFWHPRNMNISLGAVGHNFIVVSTTNPCSLFILGVTYLSAYEYEVFEMKHLKFQNEISCISIARQNIGEKQSNSSILENNSFVIGTHRPSVELWSFAPDGEVIIIAHATISLNNAICIPQDVHLVFVGKYYVLAGLKNGMLLRFEWPSELFHSTTKAFEKLNDLPSVLQLITIRHIGINPVFLVPLDDTLDADIIALSDKPWLLHTARQGLSYTSINVQSSSHLTPICTSECPQGILLVAENSLHLVEMFPNKRLNMQKFHLEGTPRKVLYHNESGMLLVMRTELNHGTYSSDICCVDPLSGSVLASFELEHGEVKSMELVKFGSKLVIVVGTSLSSKSASLSQKTSPFHELVVHYLEPLSSCSLSSIPDNNSLDGIKLGNKNETWQFXVVCATIWNGIPLAICPYLDHYFLASSGNTFYVCALEYDTTLIGRVKVIKYATERTRFIIKSLTAHCSRIAVGDGRDGIIFFSYDEDAQKLSFFSGDPSQRLVADCTLMDDNTAFVFRSFGRVYMYRIQFETKLCLFHGFLEQFNLSFLFFIAVLGDMVPNTNVDSLQNAVIASTLSGNIMIFFPLSREEYKLLEAAQAKLVVHNLTAPILGNDHDEFRSRENPVGVPKILDGDILTQFLELTCMDQNTILQSQMVKKVVQILDGVNYALN; from the exons ATGTGTGGCAAAGACCTTTTGGTTGCTATATCTGATTCTGGGAACCTGTCGGTGCTCGCATTTTGCAATGAAATGAACAG GTTTTTTCCATTAACACATGTTCAGCTATCTAATCTTGGAATAACGAGAAACTTTTGTATACTAGCCGTTGATTCCAG TGGTTGTTTTATTGCAGCTAGTGAATATGAAGATCAACTAGCTCTATTTTCTGTGTCAATGAGTGACAATGATATCATTGATAAG AAAATAATACATCCTTTTGATAGTGGAGAGACAGAAAGTGCTTCCATAAACATGAAGAGTACCAGCATCTGTGGTACTATTTGGAGTATGTGCTTTATTTCACTAGATTCCAGACAAACAAGCACGGCGAAGAATCCTCTATTAGTAGCAATTATTCTACATAG GAGGGGAGAAACTCTAAATGAATTGCTATTATTGGAATGGAATGTTAAATCACAGACAACAACTGTTGTTTCTCAGTATGTTGAAGATGGGCCTCTAGCACATAACATTGTTGAAGTTCCCAACTCAAAGGGACTTGCATTTTTGTTTA CTGGTGATGGTCTCTTAATGAACTTTAGAGATCCTTGCAATCCATTTTTTGTGTATAGGACTAGCTTGAATTCTTTTCCCGTTGCCGTGGAAGACTTGTGTATTAGAGGAACTAGGAAAGACGCAACATTGAATAAAAAG GCGGCTAATTATCATCCTGTGCGTAAAGACGATGACAATGGTGATACTAATTTGGGTCGCAAGTATATATGCTCTTGGAGTTGGGAACATGGCAATAATGAAGTTCCTAGGATGATCTTTTGTGTAGATACTGGGgaattttttatgattgaaGTTTGTTTTGATTCTGATGCCCCTAAAGTCAAACAATCTGACTGTCTCTATAAAGGTCTACCTTGTAAAGAATTGTTGTGGGTTAAAGGCGGATATCTAGTAGCAATTGTAGAAATGGGGGATGGTGTTGTCCTGAAATTGGAAGATGGAAGGCTATGCTTTACAGACTCTATTCTGAACATGGCACCAATATTGGATGTGGCGCATGAAGAGGAGCATGGCCAAATGTTTGCTTGCTGTGGTGTGGCACCTGAGGGGTCATTAAGGATTATTCAAAGTGGTATTAGTGTGGAAAAGCAATGCAGGGTTGGTTATATATATGAAGAGGTAGTCAGTACTTGGGCTGTCCTGATGAAAGTTACTGATTCTTATCATTCTTTTATTGTTCTATCATTTGTTTCGGAGACCAGAGTATTTCCGGTTAGTTTAAGTTTTAAAGATGTGACTGCTTCGGTTGGTTTCCAACCTAATGTCTGTACTTTGGCATGTGGCCTTGTAATGGATAGTTTGCTTGTTCAGA TACAAAATTCTGTTAAACTTTGTTTGCCTACTAATTCTGCTCATCATGAAGGCACCCCTTTGTCCTCTCCCAATTGCACATTTTGGCATCCACGCAATATGAATATCAGTTTGGGGGCAGTTGGGCATAATTTCATAGTTGTGTCAACCACTAACCCGTGCTCTTTGTTTATCCTCGGGGTTACATATCTATCAGCTTATGAATATGAAGTATTTGAAATGAAACATTTGAAATTTCAGAATGAAATATCATGCATTTCCATCGCCAGACAAAATATAGGAGAAAAACAGTCAAATTCAtctattttagaaaataatagcTTTGTTATTGGCACACATAGGCCTTCTGTGGAACTTTGGTCTTTTGCTCCAGATGGAGAAGTTATAATTATTGCTCATGCgacaatttcattaaataatgCAATTTGTATACCTCAAGATGTACACCTTGTATTTGTTGGTAAGTATTATGTTCTTGCTGGATTGAAGAACGGAATGCTTCTTCGCTTTGAGTGGCCATCAGAATTGTTTCACTCTACGACTAaagcttttgaaaaattaaatgacCTTCCTTCCGTGCTTCAATTGATTACCATTCGTCACATTGGCATTAATCCAGTTTTCTTGGTGCCCTTGGATGACACCCTTGACGCTGATATAATCGCATTGAGTGATAAGCCTTGGTTATTGCATACTGCAAGACAAGGCCTTTCCTATACTTCTATCAATGTTCAATCTTCGTCACATTTAACTCCTATTTGCACTAGTGAGTGTCCGCAAGGAATATTACTTGTTGCAGAAAACAGCTTACATCTG GTGGAGATGTTCCCCAATAAGAGACTTAATATGCAGAAGTTTCATTTAGAGGGAACTCCACGGAAGGTTCTGTATCACAATGAAAGTGGGATGTTGCTTGTAATGAGGACTGAACTGAATCATGGTACATATTCGTCTGACATATGTTGTGTGGATCCACTAAGTGGGTCAGTACTGGCGTCTTTTGAACTTGAACATGGAGAAGTAAAATCAATGGAACTAGTCAAGTTTGGAAGTAAGCTGGTGATTGTGGTTGGAACTAGTCTTTCTTCGAAGTCAGCATCATTATCTCAAAAAACTTCACCTTTCCACGAATTAGTTGTACATTATCTTGAACCACTATCAAGTTGTAGCCTCAGCAGTATCCCTGATAACAATAGTTTGGATGGCATCAAACTTGGTAATAAAAATGAAACGTGGCAGTTCTGAGTGGTTTGTGCAACTATATGGAATGGAATTCCACTTGCTATCTGTCCTTATCTTGATCACTACTTCTTAGCATCTTCAGGAAATACT TTCTATGTCTGTGCTTTAGAATATGACACTACTTTGATTGGGAGAGTTAAAGTGATAAAGTATGCTACTGAAAGGACACGTTTCATCATAAAATCTTTGACAGCACATTGTTCTAGAATTGCAGTTGGTGATGGTCGTGATggtatcattttcttttcttacgACGAG GATGcacaaaaattgtcatttttctCCGGTGACCCATCACAGAGGTTAGTAGCTGATTGTACTCTCATGGATGATAATACAGCTTTTGTGTTCAGATCATTTGGAAG GGTCTACATGTACAGAATTCAATTTGAGACTAAGCTGTGCTTATTTCATGG TTTCCTAGAGCAATTTAATTTATCA TTCTTGTTTTTCATTGCAGTGCTAGGTGACATGGTCCCCAATACAAATGTTGACTCACTACAAAATGCTGTTATTGCTAGTACTCTCTCAGGAAACATAATGATCTTCTTCCCTTTGTCAAG GGAAGAATATAAGCTCTTAGAAGCTGCGCAAGCAAAACTTGTTGTCCATAATTTGACTGCACCTATTCTTGGAAATGATCATGATGAGTTTCGGAGTCGCGAAAATCCA GTTGGAGTACCCAAGATACTAGATGGGGACATACTGACTCAGTTTCTGGAGCTAACATGTATGGACCAAAATACCATTTTGCAATCGCAGATGGTAAAAAAAGTGGTTCAAATTCTTGATGGAGTTAACTATGCACTTAACTAA
- the LOC11412106 gene encoding RNA cytidine acetyltransferase 1: MRKKVDERIRTLIENGVKTRHRSMFVIIGDKYYDQIVNLHYMLSQAQIKSSPTVLWCYKDKRYVSSHMKKHEKQIEKLRKRGLLDPDRADPFSSFMKSKEITRRLYEDSEKILGSTFGMCILQDFEALTPNLLARTIETVEGGGLVVLLIRTLSSLTCLYTMVMDVHERFRTESHMDATGRFNERFLLSLASCKACVFMDDELNILPISSHIRSITPVSVNEDSEGLSKTEQGLKNLKEQLDETLHVGPLIRKCCTMDQGKAVVTFMDAILNTKLRSAVVALLAARGRGKSAALGLSIAGAIAVGYSNIFVTAPSPENLKTLFEFVCKGLSALGYEVHLEFDVVKSVNPAFHKATERINIYKHHRQTIQYILPHEHEKLSQVELLVVDEAAAIPLPVVKSLLGPYLVFLSSTVNGYEGTGRSLSLKLLHQLEGQSNDSAKATEGTDSGFKKIELSESIRYASGDPVESWLNTLLCLDVSNAIPNLSRLPPCSECDLYYVNRDTLFSYHKDSELFLQQMMSLYVASHYKNSPNDLQLMSDAPAHHLFVLLGPVDESKNQLPDILCVIQVCFEGKISCQSAIQSLSSGRQPFGDQIPWKFCEQFQDTNFPSLSGARIVRIATHPSAMRLGYGSQAVELLIRYYEGQLTPISEMDIEPEIQAPPRVTEAAEKASLLEENVKPRTDLPHLLVNLRERRPEKLHYIGVSFGLMLDLFSFWRKLKFSPFYIGQIPNTVTGEHSCMVLKPLNNDEIEVDGSNHQDFFRPFHLDFRQRFTRLLSSTFRGMDYKLAMRIMDPKIKFTEQEQTKSTSDKFSGPVGEYDMKRLKAYVDGPYEFRVILDLVPILTHLYFQEKLPVELSALQASVLLCIGLQNQDISYIEVQLELKEEQILQQLKKIMKKFYKYLDGLESKKIESTFPRLKDIVMEPLSVSLDEDLNNAAKQVEV; this comes from the exons ATGAGGAAGAAGGTGGATGAGCGAATCAGAACTCTCATTGAGAATGGCGTTAAAACAAGGCATAGGTCCATGTTTGTCATCATTGGTGACAAGTACTATGACCAG ATTGTAAATCTTCATTACATGCTTAGCCAGGCACAGATCAAATCCAGCCCAACTGTTTTATGGTGTTACAAGGACAAGCGGTATGTAA GCAGTCATATGAAGAAACATGAGAAGCAGATTGAAAAATTGAGGAAGAGGGGTCTTTTGGACCCCGATAGAGCTGATCCATTTTCGTCGTTTATGAAAAGTAAAGAAATAACTCGTCGTTTGTATGAGGATTCTGAAAAAATTCTGGGTAGTACTTTTGGAATGTGTATACTTCAG gaTTTCGAGGCGTTAACGCCTAATCTCCTAGCACGAACAATAGAGACGGTTGAGGGAGGAGGTCTCGTTGTTTTGCTTATTCGTACTCTATCATCTCTTACATGTTTGTACACAATGGTGATG GATGTCCATGAAAGATTTCGAACTGAATCACACATGGATGCCACCGGACGCTTTAATGAACGCTTCTTATTATCACTTGCTTCTTGCAAGGCTTGTGTGTTCATGGATGACGAGCTGAATATTTTACCAATTTCATCTCACATAAGGTCCATCACTCCAGTTTCTGTCAATGAG GATTCCGAAGGACTGTCAAAAACAGAACAGGGCCTGAAGAACCTTAAAGAACAACTTGATGAAACTTTACATGTTGGACCATTGATCAGGAAGTGTTGCACAATGGATCAG GGAAAAGCTGTTGTCACATTTATGGACGCAATTTTGAACACGAAACTGCGCAGCGCTGTTGTTGCCTTGTTGGCTGCTCGTGGCCGTGGGAAATCAGCTGCTCTTGGTTTATCTATTGCTGGAGCCATTGCTGTGGG GTATTCGAATATTTTTGTAACTGCACCGAGCCCCGAGAATTTGAAAACCTTGTTTGAATTTGTATGCAAAGGTTTATCTGCACTTGGCTATGAGGTACAT TTA GAATTTGATGTGGTGAAAAGTGTGAATCCCGCGTTCCATAAAGCTACTGAAAGAATCAATATTTATAAGCACCACAGACAGACAATTCAG tataTACTGCCACACGAACATGAAAAGCTCTCACAAGTTGAACTGTTGGTAGTTGATGAAGCTGCCGCTATTCCACTGCCTGTGGTGAAGTCTTTGCTTGGCCCATATTTGGTCTTCCTGTCTTCTACTGTTAATGG TTATGAAGGTACTGGACGCTCTTTATCATTAAAACTTTTGCATCAACTGGAAGGTCAAAGCAACGATTCTGCCAAGGCAACAGAGGGCACTGATTCTG gttttaagaaaattgaactGAGTGAATCCATCAGATATGCTTCTGGGGATCCCGTTGAAAGCTGGCTTAATACACTACTTTGCTTAGATGTTTCAAATGCCATCCCTAATCTTAGCAG GTTACCTCCATGTAGTGAGTGCGATCTATACTATGTCAATCGGGATACCCTCTTTTCTTATCACAAAGATAGTGAATTATTTTTGCAG CAAATGATGTCCTTATATGTCGCATCACATTACAAGAATTCTCCAAATGATCTACAACTTATGTCAGATGCTCCAGCACACCACTTATTTGTGCTACTTG GACCTGTTGATGAATCAAAGAATCAACTTCCTGATATTTTGTGCGTCATCCAG GTTTGTTTTGAGGGGAAGATATCTTGTCAATCGGCAATCCAAAGTTTGAGCAGTGGTCGTCAACCATTTGGAGATCAAATTCCATGGAAATTCTGTGAGCAATTCCAAGACACAAATTTTCCTTCTCTTTCAGGTGCTCGCATTGTACGCATTGCTACACACCCAAGTGCCATGAGG CTTGGTTATGGCTCACAAGCAGTGGAGCTTTTGATACG TTACTATGAAGGACAACTTACTCCTATCTCTGAGATGGATATTGAACCTGAAATACAGGCTCCACCAAGAGTTACAGAAGCTGCAGAGAAG GCTTCACTACTTGAAGAAAACGTAAAACCTAGAACAGATCTTCCTCATCTGCTTGTAAATTTGCGTGAAAGACGCCCAGAGAAGCTTCATTACATTGGTGTCTCATTTGGGCTAATGTTGGACTTATTTTCCTTTTGGAGGAAGCTTAAATTTTCTCCTTTCTACATTGGCCAGATTCCA AATACTGTGACTGGTGAGCATTCATGTATGGTCTTGAAACCTCTTAACAATGATGAAATTGAAGTTGATGGATCAAATCACCAGGATTTTTTCAGACCATTTCACCTAG ATTTTAGGCAAAGATTTACTAGACTTCTATCTTCCACGTTTCGTGGCATGGATTACAAGCTTGCTATGAG GATCATGGATCCAAAAATCAAGTTCACAGAGCAGGAGCAGACAAAGTCCACGTCTGATAAATTTTCCGGGCCAGTCGGAGAATATGATATGAAGCGACTAAAGGCTTATGTTGATGGTCCTTACGAGTTTCGTGTG ATTTTAGATTTAGTTCCCATCCTTACACATCTGTACTTTCAAGAAAAGCTTCCGGTTGAACTGTCAGCTTTACAAGCTTCTGTGTTACTTTGCATTGGTTTGCAAAATCAGGACATTTCGTACATTGAG GTACAATTGGAGTTGAAAGAGGAACAAATATTgcagcaattaaaaaaaataatgaagaagTTCTACAAATATCTAGATGGTCTTGAGTCCAAGAAGATTGAATCAACATTCCCACGATTGAAAGAT ATTGTCATGGAACCTCTTAGTGTATCTTTGGATGAAGACCTTAACAATGCAGCTAAACAAGTTGAGGTAtaa